From one Ignavibacteria bacterium genomic stretch:
- a CDS encoding NAD(P)-binding protein, translating into MKPKCVIIGGGLAGLSAAVSLAKAGIGVELFESAPKLGGRAYSFTEARTGDVIDNGQHIMMGCYNETLRFLRLIGSVDKLKIQKSLSVSFVDKTLGLTPLKTGNAFYPFNLLLGLMSYKALKFSERLEIIGLCSKLILLRPESIEDLTVLQWLKKEKQSPGTIKAFWEILSTGALNTDITRASASIFASILKEMFLKGSRAASIILPRTGLSGLYCQDSVDFICRHGGNITLSEPVKSVEIKNNKIKKIIIQDREVTGFDFVISALPYHAFSRVFPGEFVDSLSLEGIAYSSILSLNLWLKENPFKDEFYGLIDSPVHWVFNHGKFISIVISNADEISGKSREELQDIIFLELEKFFPQFNRSLVSWAKLIKEKRATFIPSPDIIKHRPGTRSSIENLFLAGDWTQTGLPATIEGAVKSGHDAAKAVLEYGK; encoded by the coding sequence ATGAAGCCTAAGTGTGTAATTATTGGCGGCGGTCTTGCAGGCCTCAGCGCTGCAGTTAGTCTTGCAAAGGCAGGAATCGGTGTTGAACTTTTCGAAAGCGCCCCGAAACTTGGCGGCCGCGCATACTCTTTTACTGAAGCACGAACAGGCGACGTAATAGATAACGGACAGCATATCATGATGGGCTGCTACAATGAAACCCTCAGATTCCTTCGCCTGATCGGCTCTGTAGATAAGCTTAAAATTCAGAAAAGCCTCTCGGTTAGCTTCGTGGATAAAACGCTGGGACTTACTCCTCTTAAAACAGGGAATGCTTTCTATCCTTTTAACCTTCTTCTTGGACTTATGTCCTACAAAGCGCTTAAGTTTTCAGAAAGGCTTGAAATTATAGGCCTCTGTTCAAAGCTCATCCTCCTGAGGCCTGAAAGTATAGAAGACCTGACCGTTCTTCAGTGGCTGAAAAAAGAAAAGCAAAGCCCGGGCACTATAAAAGCCTTCTGGGAAATCCTTTCTACTGGCGCGTTAAATACAGATATTACAAGGGCCTCGGCATCCATTTTTGCCTCCATCCTTAAGGAGATGTTCTTAAAAGGCAGCCGTGCAGCTTCAATTATACTGCCGCGCACTGGCCTAAGCGGGCTTTATTGCCAGGATTCGGTAGATTTCATCTGCCGGCACGGCGGAAATATCACACTTTCTGAGCCTGTTAAATCGGTTGAAATTAAGAATAACAAAATAAAAAAGATCATCATTCAGGATAGGGAAGTAACCGGCTTTGATTTTGTCATCTCCGCCCTTCCTTACCACGCTTTTTCCAGGGTATTCCCCGGGGAGTTTGTTGATAGCCTTAGCCTTGAGGGCATCGCTTACTCATCCATTTTGTCGCTGAACCTATGGCTTAAGGAAAACCCCTTTAAGGACGAATTCTACGGACTGATAGATTCTCCGGTTCACTGGGTTTTTAACCATGGGAAATTTATCTCAATTGTAATAAGCAATGCAGATGAAATTTCGGGCAAAAGCAGGGAAGAACTTCAGGATATAATCTTCTTAGAGCTGGAAAAGTTTTTCCCGCAGTTTAACCGGAGTCTCGTCTCTTGGGCAAAACTCATTAAGGAAAAAAGGGCAACTTTTATTCCTTCTCCTGACATAATAAAACACAGGCCCGGAACCCGTTCATCCATAGAAAACCTTTTCCTGGCTGGCGACTGGACACAGACAGGGCTTCCTGCTACAATTGAAGGCGCAGTTAAAAGCGGTCACGATGCAGCTAAGGCAGTTCTGGAATACGGGAAATAA
- the hpnD gene encoding presqualene diphosphate synthase HpnD has product MTDFSQQIAKSSKSSFYYAFSLLPNDKRDAMNTVYAFCRQTDDIVDSGNEPEEVKYEMLRKWRIELEKSLTGSSDYQFFNKLSHIIQQFHIPIEPFFELIGGMEMDLQKNRYLSFEDLTLYCYRVASTVGLMCIEIFGYKNKSAKDFAVNLGLALQLTNILRDVKTDAQNGRIYLPQQDLLKFNYSEQELLNSVYNGNFVQLMKYEAERAKNYFDKANHALDLEDKPAMFAARAMQHIYYKLLQKIEASHYNVYDKKIKVTKFEKVGIALGVWAKYSLVY; this is encoded by the coding sequence ATGACAGACTTTTCACAGCAGATTGCCAAAAGCAGCAAAAGCAGTTTTTACTACGCGTTCAGCCTTTTGCCGAACGACAAAAGAGACGCCATGAATACTGTTTATGCCTTCTGCAGGCAGACCGATGATATTGTAGACAGCGGCAATGAGCCTGAGGAAGTCAAGTACGAAATGCTGCGCAAATGGCGCATTGAGCTCGAAAAATCTTTAACCGGAAGCTCCGACTATCAGTTTTTTAACAAGCTCTCCCATATTATTCAGCAGTTCCATATCCCGATTGAGCCTTTCTTTGAACTCATAGGCGGCATGGAAATGGACCTGCAGAAAAACCGCTACCTTTCTTTTGAAGACCTGACTCTCTACTGCTACAGGGTAGCCTCAACCGTGGGACTCATGTGCATTGAAATCTTCGGCTATAAGAATAAATCAGCTAAGGATTTTGCCGTCAACCTGGGCCTTGCACTTCAGCTTACAAATATTTTAAGGGACGTTAAAACCGACGCACAGAACGGACGCATATATCTGCCTCAGCAGGATCTCCTCAAATTTAACTATTCTGAACAGGAACTCTTAAACAGCGTCTATAATGGAAATTTCGTACAGCTAATGAAGTATGAAGCCGAAAGAGCCAAGAACTATTTCGATAAGGCCAACCACGCACTCGACCTTGAGGATAAACCTGCCATGTTTGCTGCCCGCGCAATGCAGCATATTTATTATAAACTGCTGCAGAAAATCGAGGCCAGCCACTATAATGTCTACGACAAGAAGATCAAAGTTACTAAATTTGAAAAAGTCGGCATTGCACTCGGAGTCTGGGCAAAATACAGCCTTGTCTATTGA